The nucleotide sequence GATAGACGCCGGGTGCGGGGACAACAGCGACATCAAACAAATACCGGAATACCGGGAACTGGCGGTGGGCTTCGACCTGGAAAAACGGAAACAGGAAAAATACCTAACGGCCGACATCTATCGTGTTCCCTTAAAAAATAATTCCGTTGACTTTGTCTCCAGCCGCTGGGTGGCCGAGCACCTCAAGGATCCCGGAACTGCCCTGGAGGAATTGCACAGAATTTTAAAATCCGGAGGCCGGATTTTAATACGGACCACCAATAAATGGCACTACATCTCGCTTTTCAGCCGGTTCGCTCCCATGTTCTTAAAAAGGTTTTTGTCTACGACCCAGGTGTTTCCGACTTATTTCAGGTTCAACGACCAGGTGGCTTATAACAAGTATTTTGTGGAGCACCCCGGCTGGCAGCTGGAAAAGATCCATTACATCGAAAACCTGCAGTACGGGAATCCGTTAGGCTTCGTCTTTTCTTTGTCCTACCATCTTATCACCTCCGGGCTGAAATTGGACCGGCTGAAGACCACCATAATCCTGGAAATGACCAAAGTTCAACCATAATCAGCGGTGTGACCATGGCTGTTTATTACGGGGTGAAAAAGGTACTGGAGAAAGGACAGAGGATAGGGGTGGCCACAGAAATGATGCACTTCGTCAAGAACACCGAAGTGCTGGTGGGGATCGTCAGGGGCAGCAAATACGCGGTAGCGGTGGATCTGACCAGCGAAAAGGAATACCGGGCCTT is from candidate division TA06 bacterium and encodes:
- a CDS encoding methyltransferase domain-containing protein — protein: MLRLHPCAKPWQIRLAKRLIPDYVDPGYVYDDLLHKYAPLSKVWIDAGCGDNSDIKQIPEYRELAVGFDLEKRKQEKYLTADIYRVPLKNNSVDFVSSRWVAEHLKDPGTALEELHRILKSGGRILIRTTNKWHYISLFSRFAPMFLKRFLSTTQVFPTYFRFNDQVAYNKYFVEHPGWQLEKIHYIENLQYGNPLGFVFSLSYHLITSGLKLDRLKTTIILEMTKVQP